The Tachypleus tridentatus isolate NWPU-2018 chromosome 5, ASM421037v1, whole genome shotgun sequence genome includes a window with the following:
- the LOC143251188 gene encoding uncharacterized protein LOC143251188 isoform X2 — protein MTDSVKSTGDKEREHIISQGRDSSVSVNVGFVSKPNDGRSLSVGASSGSAASSQQVYGLSYKPSPFAGQVNGKPISKTSLGKYLSNTGPEDMKGLKPQNQTETKPTPRRAPRGNAKALVQSKLRSTTVVADRPCQHHSFLTDLTDVRQMEQGLLQLLDDFHSGKLQAFGKDCTFEKMENVREQQERLARLHFDLNAQQEMQGPKSDEGRRMAKENLDKLTNNSSEELQSTSHCLHTDV, from the exons ATGACTGATAGTGTGAAATCTACTGGCGACAAGGAACGTGAACATATTATATCTCAAGGAAGGGACAGTTCAGTTTCAGTAAATGTTGGTTTTGTATCTAAACCAAATGATGGTCGGTCATTGAGTGTTGGAGCTTCTTCAGGAAGTGCTGCAAGCAGTCAGCAGGTGTATGGCCTTAGTTATAAGCCTTCACCTTTCGCGGGACAAGTAAATGGTAAACCGATCAGTAAAACCAGTTTAGGTAAATATTTATCGAATACGGGACCAGAAGACATGAAAGGATTGAAACCTCAGAACCAAACAGAAACTAAACCAACTCCAAGAAGAGCTCCAAGAGGAAATGCTAAAG CACTTGTCCAGAGTAAGTTAAGATCAACAACTGTCGTTGCTGATAGACCTTGTCAACATCATTCCTTTCTAACAGACCTTACAGATGTGCGTCAAATGGAACAAGGACTGCTTCAGCTACTAGATGACTTCCACTCTGGAAAGTTACAAGCTTTTG GAAAAGACTGCACTTTTGAAAAGATGGAAAATGTAAGAGAACAACAAGAAAGATTGGCAAGATTACATTTTGACCTAAATGCTCAACAGGAAATGCAAGG acCAAAATCTGATGAAGGAAGAAGAATGGCAAAAGAGAATTTggataaattaacaaataat
- the LOC143251188 gene encoding uncharacterized protein LOC143251188 isoform X1 — protein sequence MTDSVKSTGDKEREHIISQGRDSSVSVNVGFVSKPNDGRSLSVGASSGSAASSQQVYGLSYKPSPFAGQVNGKPISKTSLGKYLSNTGPEDMKGLKPQNQTETKPTPRRAPRGNAKALVQSKLRSTTVVADRPCQHHSFLTDLTDVRQMEQGLLQLLDDFHSGKLQAFGKDCTFEKMENVREQQERLARLHFDLNAQQEMQGPKSDEGRRMAKENLDKLTNNLQRLSQSIEELQSTSHCLHTDV from the exons ATGACTGATAGTGTGAAATCTACTGGCGACAAGGAACGTGAACATATTATATCTCAAGGAAGGGACAGTTCAGTTTCAGTAAATGTTGGTTTTGTATCTAAACCAAATGATGGTCGGTCATTGAGTGTTGGAGCTTCTTCAGGAAGTGCTGCAAGCAGTCAGCAGGTGTATGGCCTTAGTTATAAGCCTTCACCTTTCGCGGGACAAGTAAATGGTAAACCGATCAGTAAAACCAGTTTAGGTAAATATTTATCGAATACGGGACCAGAAGACATGAAAGGATTGAAACCTCAGAACCAAACAGAAACTAAACCAACTCCAAGAAGAGCTCCAAGAGGAAATGCTAAAG CACTTGTCCAGAGTAAGTTAAGATCAACAACTGTCGTTGCTGATAGACCTTGTCAACATCATTCCTTTCTAACAGACCTTACAGATGTGCGTCAAATGGAACAAGGACTGCTTCAGCTACTAGATGACTTCCACTCTGGAAAGTTACAAGCTTTTG GAAAAGACTGCACTTTTGAAAAGATGGAAAATGTAAGAGAACAACAAGAAAGATTGGCAAGATTACATTTTGACCTAAATGCTCAACAGGAAATGCAAGG acCAAAATCTGATGAAGGAAGAAGAATGGCAAAAGAGAATTTggataaattaacaaataat